Proteins co-encoded in one Prosthecobacter algae genomic window:
- the rplA gene encoding 50S ribosomal protein L1: protein MITRSKRYKKAAEMVPAGKTFSLEEAAELVRKLPGTKFNQTVTLSFHMGVDPKKGDQMVRGTCPLPHGSGKSVRVAVFATGAAADAAKAAGAEVVGYEDVIAQVKEGKMDFDVAIATPAAMNEVRKLGKQLGPRGLMPNPRTGTVTDDVGGAVKAVKAGRVDFKLDKNGNIAATIGKVAFDVTSLAENGSALIDAIVRAKPASARGKYVQSITLAATMSPALRIDVSKYVKL, encoded by the coding sequence ATGATCACAAGAAGCAAAAGATACAAGAAAGCTGCCGAGATGGTTCCGGCAGGAAAGACCTTTTCCCTCGAAGAGGCCGCTGAGCTCGTGCGCAAACTCCCTGGCACGAAATTCAACCAGACCGTGACCCTCTCCTTTCATATGGGTGTGGACCCGAAGAAAGGTGACCAGATGGTTCGTGGCACCTGCCCGCTCCCTCACGGTTCCGGCAAGAGCGTCCGCGTGGCCGTTTTCGCTACGGGTGCTGCTGCTGATGCTGCCAAAGCCGCTGGCGCTGAAGTTGTCGGTTATGAAGACGTCATCGCTCAGGTGAAGGAAGGCAAGATGGACTTCGATGTCGCCATCGCCACTCCTGCTGCCATGAATGAAGTTCGTAAACTTGGTAAGCAGCTCGGACCTCGTGGTTTGATGCCCAACCCAAGAACTGGCACTGTGACCGACGACGTCGGTGGTGCAGTCAAGGCTGTGAAAGCTGGCCGCGTTGACTTCAAGCTCGACAAGAACGGCAACATCGCCGCCACCATTGGCAAAGTGGCCTTTGACGTGACCTCCCTGGCGGAGAACGGCAGTGCCCTGATCGACGCCATCGTCCGTGCGAAGCCTGCTTCCGCCCGTGGTAAATATGTCCAGAGCATCACGCTCGCCGCGACGATGTCGCCTGCGCTGCGCATTGATGTCTCCAAATACGTGAAACTGTAA
- the rplK gene encoding 50S ribosomal protein L11, whose amino-acid sequence MAKEIVKFIKLQIKAGAANPAPPIGPALGQAGVNIMAFCKEFNAATQKSSGDVLPTVITVYKDKSFTFITKQPPASNILKKIANIASGSGESAKKKVAKITKAQLLEATKMKLVDLNTPDLERASRIMAGTARQMGIEVID is encoded by the coding sequence ATGGCCAAAGAAATCGTCAAATTCATCAAGCTCCAGATCAAGGCTGGTGCTGCTAACCCCGCTCCGCCCATCGGTCCTGCGCTCGGTCAGGCTGGCGTGAACATCATGGCTTTCTGCAAAGAATTCAACGCTGCGACTCAGAAGTCCAGTGGCGACGTTCTGCCGACCGTGATCACCGTCTACAAAGACAAGAGCTTCACCTTCATCACCAAGCAGCCGCCTGCTTCCAACATTCTGAAGAAGATCGCCAACATTGCCTCCGGCTCTGGCGAATCTGCCAAGAAGAAGGTCGCCAAGATCACCAAGGCCCAGCTCCTGGAAGCCACCAAAATGAAGCTGGTGGACCTGAACACTCCCGACCTTGAGCGTGCCTCACGCATCATGGCAGGCACCGCCCGCCAGATGGGCATCGAAGTTATTGATTAA
- the nusG gene encoding transcription termination/antitermination protein NusG, producing MGAIPAPRDQWYVIHVRSGFEQKVRDSMVRRIQTEEMGDYIYEVLVPTERVSEVKKGKRSETNRKFFPGYVIANCYLLNEHNQLVDRTWYFVKETDGVLNFAGTKDHPIPMRQREVDGMLAQVRDKDDSVVPKIAFTVGDSVRVADGPFESQTGIIEEIDPERGVLRVSVNIFGRSTPVDLEYWQVEKA from the coding sequence ATGGGAGCTATCCCCGCCCCTCGCGATCAATGGTACGTGATTCACGTGCGTTCCGGCTTCGAACAGAAGGTCCGTGACAGCATGGTCCGCCGTATCCAGACAGAAGAGATGGGTGATTACATCTACGAAGTGCTTGTGCCTACGGAGCGTGTCTCCGAAGTCAAAAAGGGTAAGCGTTCGGAGACCAATCGGAAGTTTTTCCCCGGTTACGTAATCGCCAACTGCTACTTGCTCAACGAGCACAACCAGCTGGTGGACAGGACCTGGTACTTCGTGAAGGAGACCGATGGTGTCCTGAACTTTGCCGGTACCAAAGACCACCCGATCCCCATGCGTCAGCGTGAAGTGGATGGCATGTTGGCCCAGGTGCGCGACAAGGATGACTCCGTCGTGCCGAAGATCGCTTTCACCGTGGGTGATAGCGTCCGCGTGGCCGATGGTCCGTTCGAAAGCCAGACGGGCATCATTGAAGAAATTGATCCTGAGCGCGGCGTGCTGCGTGTCTCGGTGAACATCTTCGGTCGTTCCACTCCTGTGGATCTCGAATACTGGCAGGTCGAGAAAGCCTGA
- a CDS encoding preprotein translocase subunit SecE, giving the protein MSRFRTYLGEVYIELKKANWPWDPKEKGFAKYKELIDSTIVVFIAMILLGAFVAFFDTALRGAFDALAKSVAG; this is encoded by the coding sequence ATGAGCCGCTTCCGCACCTATCTTGGTGAAGTTTACATTGAACTCAAAAAAGCAAATTGGCCGTGGGACCCTAAAGAAAAGGGTTTTGCGAAGTACAAGGAGCTGATTGATTCGACCATCGTTGTTTTCATCGCGATGATCTTGCTCGGTGCTTTCGTGGCCTTTTTTGACACTGCTTTGCGTGGAGCCTTTGATGCTCTGGCCAAGTCAGTCGCCGGCTGA
- the tuf gene encoding elongation factor Tu codes for MAKEAFQRNKPHVNIGTIGHVDHGKTTLTAAITTTLATKGFAEAKNYADIDAAPEEKARGITINTAHVEYQTDKRHYAHVDCPGHADYVKNMITGAAQMDGAILVCSAADGPMPQTREHILLARQVGVPAIVVFLNKVDMVDDAELLDLVEMEVRDLLSKYEFPGDDIPIVKGSALKALEGDEEQRGNIYKLMDAVDAYIPLPERPIDQDFLMPVEDVFAIEGRGTVCTGRVERGIVKKMSEVEIIGIRDTIKTTVTDIEMFRKLLDEGRAGDNVGLLLRGVKKTDIERGQVIAKPGSVKPHKKFQAEIYVLSKDEGGRHTPFFNNYRPQFYFRTTDVTGSVTLPEGVEMVMPGDNVSITVELITPIAMEKTIRFAIREGGKTVGAGRVADILD; via the coding sequence ATGGCTAAAGAAGCATTCCAACGCAACAAGCCGCACGTGAACATTGGCACAATCGGCCACGTTGACCACGGCAAAACCACGCTTACCGCTGCAATCACGACCACCCTGGCAACCAAGGGTTTTGCAGAAGCGAAGAATTATGCTGATATCGATGCAGCGCCTGAAGAAAAGGCACGCGGTATCACCATCAACACCGCTCACGTGGAATACCAGACCGACAAGCGTCACTACGCTCACGTTGACTGCCCCGGACACGCTGACTATGTGAAGAACATGATCACTGGCGCTGCCCAGATGGACGGCGCGATCCTGGTTTGCTCTGCTGCCGACGGCCCGATGCCACAGACTCGCGAGCACATCCTGCTTGCTCGTCAGGTGGGCGTGCCAGCCATCGTGGTCTTCCTGAACAAGGTTGACATGGTGGACGACGCTGAACTCCTCGACCTCGTCGAAATGGAAGTTCGCGACCTCCTTTCCAAGTATGAATTCCCAGGCGACGACATCCCGATCGTCAAAGGCTCCGCTCTGAAGGCCCTCGAAGGCGACGAAGAGCAGCGCGGTAACATCTACAAGCTGATGGACGCTGTGGATGCCTACATTCCCCTTCCTGAGCGTCCGATCGACCAGGACTTCCTCATGCCAGTCGAAGACGTGTTCGCGATCGAAGGTCGTGGCACCGTCTGCACCGGCCGTGTGGAGCGTGGTATCGTCAAGAAGATGTCCGAAGTCGAAATCATCGGCATCCGCGACACGATCAAGACCACCGTCACCGACATCGAAATGTTCCGCAAGCTGCTGGACGAAGGTCGTGCCGGCGACAACGTGGGCCTTCTGCTTCGCGGCGTGAAGAAGACCGACATCGAGCGCGGTCAGGTCATCGCCAAGCCAGGTTCTGTGAAGCCTCACAAGAAGTTCCAGGCTGAGATCTACGTTCTTTCCAAGGACGAAGGCGGCCGTCACACTCCTTTCTTCAACAACTATCGCCCACAGTTCTACTTCCGCACGACGGACGTGACTGGCAGCGTGACCCTTCCTGAAGGTGTTGAAATGGTGATGCCTGGTGACAACGTCTCGATCACCGTCGAGCTGATCACCCCGATCGCCATGGAGAAGACCATCCGCTTCGCTATCCGTGAAGGTGGCAAGACTGTGGGTGCCGGCCGTGTTGCCGACATCCTTGACTAA